A genomic stretch from Podospora pseudoanserina strain CBS 124.78 chromosome 3, whole genome shotgun sequence includes:
- a CDS encoding hypothetical protein (EggNog:ENOG503NUT8), producing the protein MKVTSVVAAAAFGATTVSAGLSAEAASKHEEVMALKIKQWDAARASGLFGGSKLYKALFSTVPCRNGKAGEYSCNNVNLQAFLSHEDLGSASKAGNDVWGWTDKKSKREFGIVGQTDGVAFVEITGLGRLEYIGRLDTQTEIVSWRDIKVIGDYAYIGAEANNHGIQIFDLRKLLDVKPWWNPFFFKPKVFSKETDITLFDGVGATHNIVAHEETNMIYAVGGRSGANARNTPCAGGMFMVDVSNPLKPVSPGCIPQDGYVHDAQCVIYKGPSAAYKGREICFNFNEDTLTVMDVTNKSAPAVVSRTPYEGNAYSHQGWLIDENQSFLLLDDELDEQNKVGPAANGRTTTYIFNVANLEAPVNTGYYQSPAKSIDHNQYVIDGLTYQANYGSGLRVVDVSSVKVDPTGAKFKETGFFDCHPEDDDVNGVTEFLGTWSVYPYFKSGYILLNSIERGIFSLKYTGKKAAYKL; encoded by the exons ATGAAGGTTACTTCCGTTGTCGCCGCTGCCGCTTTCGGCGCGACGACTGTCTCTGCCGGCCTCTCCGCCGAGGCCGCCAGCAAACATGAGGAAGTCATGGCTCTGAAGATCAAGCAGTGGGATGCCGCTCGCGCCTCCGGTCTCTTCGGTGGTTCCAAGCTCTACAAGGCCCTCTTCAGCACCGTTCCTTGCAGAAACGGCAAGGCCGGCGAGTACTCCTGCAACAACGTCAACCTCCAGGCTTTCCTCTCCCACGAGGATCTCGGCTCCGCCTCCAAGGCCGGCAACGATGTCTGGGGCTGGACCGACAAGAAGTCCAAGCGCGAGTTCGGTATCGTTGGTCAGACCGACGGTGTCGCCTTCGTTGAGATCACCGGTCTCGGTCGTCTCGAGTACATCGGCCGCCTCGACACCCAGACCGAGATCGTCTCGTGGAGAGATATCAAGGTCATTGGCGACTATGCCTACATTGGCGCCGAGGCCAACAACCACGGTATCCAGATCTTCGACCTCCGCAAGCTTCTCGACGTCAAGCCCTGGTGgaaccccttcttctttaAGCCCAAGGTCTTCAGCAAGGAGACCGACATCACCCTCTTCGATGGCGTCGGTGCCACCCACAACATCGTTGCCCACGAGGAGACCAACATGATCTACGCCGTCGGTGGCCGCTCCGGCGCCAACGCCCGCAACACCCCCTGCGCCGGTGGCATGTTCATGGTTGACGTTTCCAATCCCCTCAAGCCAGTGTCCCCTGGCTGCATTCCCCAGGACGGTTACGTTCACGATGCCCAGTGCGTCATCTACAAGGGCCCCAGCGCCGCCTACAAGGGTCGTGAGATCTGCTTCAACTTCAACGAGGACACCCTCACCGTCATGGACGTCACCAACAAGTCGGCCCCCGCCGTCGTCTCCCGTACTCCCTATGAGGGCAATGCCTACTCTCACCAGGGCTGGCTCATTGATGAGAACCAgtccttcctcctcctcgatgacGAGCTCGATGAGCAGAACAAGGTCGGGCCTGCTGCCAACggccgcaccaccacctacaTCTTCAACGTTGCCAACCTCGAGGCCCCCGTCAACACTGGTTACTACCAGTCCCCTGCCAAGTCCATCGACCACAACCAATAC GTCATCGATGGTCTCACCTACCAGGCCAACTACGGCTCCGGCCTCCGCGTCGTCGATGTCTCCTCCGTCAAGGTCGACCCTACCGGCGCCAAGTTCAAGGAGACGGGCTTCTTCGACTGCCACccggaggacgatgatgtcAACGGTGTCACCGAGTTCCTCGGCACCTGGTCCGTCTACCCCTACTTCAAGTCCGGctacatcctcctcaactccaTTGAGCGCGGTATCTTCTCGCTCAAGTACACCGGCAAGAAGGCCGCGTACAAGCTCTAA
- a CDS encoding hypothetical protein (EggNog:ENOG503PXY8): MKSIFSLAAAAALVGLSNSTPVPDATAAAHGPYHISGFFASKPHLSSGCRFEFNLTSPTLPSTPPVSCWASVELGFSGATWLGYVYQGLGHCDNERVDWTFNHPRGAETDRNDAVFNVTVDGVLGTYRVPKEDIYVNLNDERNPFDNDVSYSGPREFEIVDFPGGD, encoded by the exons ATGAAGTCGATTTTCTCCctcgctgccgctgccgccctcGTCGGCCTGTCCAACAGCACGCCAGTCCCTGACGCAACAGCTGCCGCTCACGGCCCCTACCACATCTCAGGCTTCTTCGCCTCAAAGCCGCATTTGAGCAGTGGCTGCCG CTTCGAATTCAACCtcacatcccccacccttccctccacccccccagtcTCCTGCTGGGCCTCAGTCGAGCTAGGCTTCTCAGGCGCAACCTGGCTGGGGTATGTGTATCAAGGACTAGGTCACTGCGATAACGAGAGGGTCGACTGGACGTTCAACCATCCCAGAGGGGCAGAGACGGATAGAAACGACGCGGTGTTTAATGTCACGGTTGACGGGGTGTTGGGGACGTATAGGGTGCCGAAGGAGGATATCTATGTGAATTTGAACGACGAGAGGAATCCGTTTGATAATGATGTCAGTTATAGCGGGCCGAGGGAGTTTGAGATTGTGGATTTCCCTGGGGGGGACtag
- a CDS encoding hypothetical protein (EggNog:ENOG503P079; COG:S), whose translation MVKIAVAAPGQVAREIIEVLVATAKHEVITLARRELAPEEIVEGTTPLKVDFHNPAELKKVLQGVHTVLSFVVVQNDPDGIAQKTLIDAAIAVGVKRFAPSEWFIARYTHLQWAASKVAIRDYLEEKNKDGKVIEYCLFQPGIFTDYHANENINKHLKTNDFLPIDFANHKLLAPGSLKPRLTATTVRDVANIVAKAIEYEGEWPKIGGIAGETLTLAEELAIGEKIRGKKFEVELLDVDSLRKGEWNGSWVKPLEHPSIQHLDEETRAAFSKAAFSGFLLALVDDELVVSDEWNRIFPDYKFTGIEEFVSKFWAGKP comes from the exons ATGGTCAAGATTGCCGTTGCCGCTCCGGGCC AGGTCGCTCGTGAGATCATCGAAGTTCTTGTCGCTACTGCGAAGCATGAAGTGATCACGCTTGCTCGCCGG GAACTTGCCCCAGAGGAAATTGTCGAGGGCACAACCCCACTCAAGGTCGACTTTCACAACCCAGctgagctgaagaaggtCCTTCAGGGCGTCCATACTGTTCTCTCGTTTGTGGTTGTTCAGAATGACCCCGATGGCATCGCTCAAAAGACTCTCATTGACGCCGCCATCGCAGTCGGAGTCAAGCGCTTCGCTCCGAGCGAGTGGTTTAT TGCTCGCTACACTCATCTCCAGTGGGCCGCCAGCAAGGTGGCCATCCGCGACTATCtcgaagaaaagaacaaggacGGCAAAGTCATCGAGTACTGTCTGTTCCAGCCTGGCATATTCACTGACTACCACGCCAACGagaacatcaacaagcaTCTCAAGACGAACGATTTCCTCCCCATTGACTTTGCAAACCACAAGTTGCTCGCTCCCGGGAGTCTCAAACCCCGCTTGACGGCCACCACAGTCCGGGATGTCGCCAACATCGTCGCAAAGGCAATCGAATACGAAGGCGAGTGGCCAAAGATTGGAGGCATCGCGGGTGAAACACTTACGCTCGCCGAGGAGCTAGCGATTGGGGAGAAGATAAGAG GCAAGAAATTCGAAGTTGAGCTGCTGGATGTTGATAGCCTCAGAAAAGGAGAATGGAACGGTTCGTGGGTCAAACCACTTGAGCACCCCTCGATTCAACACCTTGACGAGGAGACGCGGGCGGCCTTCTCCAAGGCGGCGTTTTCGGGTTTTCTGCTTGCGTTGGTGGATGACGAGTTGGTGGTATCGGATGAGTGGAACCGCATCTTCCCCGACTACAAGTTTACAGGGATCGAGGAATTCGTCTCGAAGTTTTGGGCCGGGAAGCCGTAG